Proteins from a genomic interval of Sulfurimonas sp. HSL3-2:
- a CDS encoding molybdopterin molybdotransferase MoeA, which translates to MSFISYEASQNMLHLLHVGALRFENIFLSDALGRILAEDIVAQAPSPEFPTASMDGYAIIGQDQELGRIKILGDNPAGSDERRIVTSGYCIKTFTGSKMPEGADTLIQIENVTVEGDEIIIDEYVQIGSSVRPVGESYNAGDVLIKKGSKISFTEIGVMAGLNKVMVKVAVKPRVAVISTGSEILDIGEDAKTSTQIRSSNNYTIEAMAKLAGAEVIQLGVVKDDKVSIMESFENALSCADIVISTGGVSVGDYDFVKDIVPRLGAEVVYKGVNIKPGQHIMLAQRDNKFIAALPGFAYSSTVTALLYAIPLIYRFLGMDPELPIVEAKLAEPFRKKSRKTEFTACNLTNEDGTLMVDFKDKKAGTSAILTNLLSKSALMITGEEDTDLEEGMLVHVILLDRL; encoded by the coding sequence ATGAGTTTTATTTCATACGAAGCATCTCAAAACATGCTTCACCTCTTACATGTAGGAGCGTTGCGTTTTGAGAATATCTTTCTAAGCGATGCGCTTGGACGTATCTTGGCAGAAGATATAGTAGCCCAGGCGCCTTCTCCGGAGTTTCCAACGGCATCTATGGACGGATATGCGATCATCGGGCAAGATCAGGAACTCGGACGTATCAAGATACTGGGAGATAACCCTGCCGGAAGCGATGAGCGAAGAATCGTGACAAGCGGGTACTGCATCAAAACTTTTACAGGTTCAAAAATGCCAGAGGGTGCAGATACACTTATCCAGATAGAAAACGTCACGGTCGAGGGCGATGAGATCATCATAGACGAGTACGTACAGATAGGATCGAGTGTCCGTCCTGTGGGTGAGAGTTATAATGCAGGTGATGTACTTATCAAAAAAGGGTCAAAGATCTCTTTTACTGAGATAGGCGTTATGGCCGGGCTGAACAAAGTGATGGTAAAAGTCGCGGTTAAACCACGTGTGGCCGTCATATCTACAGGAAGCGAGATACTTGATATTGGTGAAGATGCGAAGACATCGACACAGATCAGAAGTTCAAACAACTACACTATAGAAGCGATGGCAAAACTCGCAGGTGCAGAGGTGATCCAGCTCGGTGTCGTTAAAGATGACAAAGTCTCCATTATGGAGAGTTTTGAAAACGCACTCAGCTGTGCAGATATCGTCATCTCGACGGGCGGTGTGAGTGTCGGTGATTATGATTTTGTAAAAGACATCGTCCCTCGTCTTGGTGCCGAAGTCGTTTACAAAGGTGTAAACATAAAACCGGGTCAACACATCATGCTGGCACAGCGAGACAACAAGTTCATAGCAGCACTTCCCGGCTTTGCATACTCATCAACGGTCACGGCACTGCTTTATGCGATCCCTCTGATCTACCGCTTCTTGGGAATGGACCCGGAACTACCGATCGTCGAGGCAAAGTTAGCTGAACCGTTTCGTAAAAAATCAAGAAAGACAGAGTTCACCGCTTGTAACCTGACTAATGAAGATGGAACTTTAATGGTCGATTTTAAAGACAAAAAAGCGGGGACTTCTGCTATCCTTACAAACCTGCTTAGCAAATCAGCACTGATGATAACAGGTGAAGAAGACACGGATCTGGAAGAGGGAATGCTCGTACATGTGATCCTGCTGGACAGACTGTAA
- a CDS encoding molybdenum cofactor biosynthesis protein MoaE, translating to MLELYSGPLDVPEILKRWYETEAISNYGAYIPFVGTVRDEDSIEALSFDIYEPILESWFKAWEEKAKQRGAKVVMAHSIGDVPVHTSSYIAAVFSPKRRVALELIEEFVEDFKASAPIWKYDIINGERVYAKDRSTRIAGSGLLGAGK from the coding sequence ATGTTGGAGCTATACAGCGGTCCATTGGATGTGCCTGAGATCTTAAAAAGATGGTATGAGACCGAAGCGATAAGCAATTACGGTGCATATATCCCTTTTGTCGGAACAGTAAGAGATGAAGACTCCATTGAAGCACTGAGTTTCGATATCTATGAGCCTATACTTGAGAGTTGGTTTAAAGCTTGGGAAGAAAAAGCAAAACAAAGAGGTGCCAAAGTCGTGATGGCTCACTCCATAGGTGACGTTCCGGTTCATACATCATCATATATCGCAGCAGTTTTCTCTCCAAAAAGACGTGTCGCACTCGAACTTATAGAGGAGTTTGTCGAAGACTTTAAAGCAAGCGCACCTATCTGGAAATATGACATCATCAACGGTGAGAGAGTCTACGCAAAAGACAGATCGACACGCATTGCAGGCAGCGGACTTTTAGGAGCAGGTAAATGA
- a CDS encoding MoaD/ThiS family protein has product MVHVEFLGPIQKEPLELEAQTLKEVADILNQDDELKEWLSNSAVAINDMLVSSLEIKLNDGDKISLLPPVCGG; this is encoded by the coding sequence ATGGTACATGTAGAGTTTTTAGGTCCCATACAAAAAGAGCCTCTAGAGCTGGAAGCACAGACTTTAAAAGAGGTCGCCGATATCCTAAATCAAGACGATGAACTAAAAGAGTGGCTGTCAAATAGCGCCGTAGCGATTAACGATATGCTTGTATCATCACTTGAAATAAAATTAAACGACGGAGATAAGATTTCACTTCTGCCTCCTGTCTGCGGCGGTTGA
- a CDS encoding MqnA/MqnD/SBP family protein translates to MVFGKIEYLNLLPFHVFMKRFSRSSRENMTMEYKKSVPAKINNLFEKRIVDAAFISSIKAKKYKYAKLGIIAKKEVLSVLVIPQDDYKKDVESATSNLLANILGIKGEVLIGDKALKYYLSGGPHIDLAKAWNDKYHLPFVFALLAYHNHQSQIKKIEKHFSKTRVKIPRYILARASKKTGIKEEEILDYLKRISYKLDKKASLGLRKFYALS, encoded by the coding sequence TTGGTTTTTGGCAAAATAGAGTATCTTAATCTTTTACCTTTTCACGTATTTATGAAGCGATTTAGCAGATCAAGCAGAGAAAATATGACGATGGAATACAAAAAAAGTGTTCCCGCAAAAATAAATAACCTTTTTGAAAAAAGAATTGTTGACGCTGCTTTCATATCAAGTATAAAAGCAAAAAAATACAAATATGCAAAGCTTGGGATCATCGCAAAAAAAGAGGTCCTAAGCGTACTTGTGATCCCGCAGGATGACTATAAAAAAGATGTGGAATCCGCGACCTCGAATCTCCTTGCAAATATTTTGGGTATCAAAGGCGAAGTCCTCATTGGCGATAAAGCGTTAAAGTATTATCTTAGCGGAGGACCGCACATTGATCTTGCCAAGGCTTGGAACGATAAATATCATCTTCCATTTGTCTTTGCGCTGCTTGCATACCACAATCATCAAAGCCAGATAAAAAAGATCGAAAAACATTTTTCTAAGACAAGAGTCAAAATACCAAGATATATCCTTGCACGTGCTTCTAAAAAGACAGGAATAAAAGAGGAAGAGATCCTAGACTACCTCAAGAGAATAAGTTACAAACTTGATAAAAAAGCTTCATTGGGACTTAGGAAATTTTATGCATTATCTTAA
- a CDS encoding cytochrome c peroxidase encodes MKYILLIFFAISNIVYAAEPISPIPCKVTYDQQKALLGYRLFIDTTLSSDRTTSCLSCHDIFEAGGADKNVVSIGVKHRMGNIQSPTVLNACYNFKQFWNGRAKSLAEQASGPIHNPLEMDMNASKVEKRLNASKEYKKLFYAVYETDSIKFSQVIDAIVEFEKALVTPNSKFDRYLNGENTLSKKEIEGYNLFKQIGCITCHNGVNIGGNAMQKFGLFQEYKNARPYPDLYSITKDPAYKNVFKVPTLRNIALTAPYLHDGSAKDLKDVVEQMAKYQLGTKLSDDEIDKIILFLQTLNGQTPKILSQKL; translated from the coding sequence ATGAAATATATATTATTAATCTTTTTCGCCATATCGAATATTGTTTATGCAGCGGAGCCTATCTCTCCTATCCCTTGTAAAGTGACCTATGACCAACAAAAAGCCCTGCTCGGCTACCGTTTGTTTATAGATACGACTCTCTCAAGCGACAGGACTACCTCTTGTTTAAGCTGTCACGATATCTTTGAAGCTGGCGGTGCAGATAAAAATGTCGTATCCATAGGCGTAAAACACAGAATGGGCAATATTCAGTCTCCGACAGTTTTAAACGCATGCTACAACTTCAAGCAGTTTTGGAACGGCAGAGCAAAAAGCCTTGCTGAACAAGCTTCGGGACCGATTCACAATCCACTTGAGATGGATATGAACGCTTCAAAAGTAGAAAAAAGACTAAACGCTTCAAAAGAGTATAAAAAACTGTTTTATGCGGTATATGAAACCGACTCTATTAAATTCTCACAAGTCATCGATGCGATCGTAGAATTTGAAAAAGCCCTTGTTACGCCTAACTCAAAGTTCGACAGATATCTAAACGGAGAGAACACCTTAAGTAAAAAAGAGATCGAGGGATATAACCTCTTCAAGCAGATAGGTTGTATAACCTGCCATAACGGTGTCAATATCGGCGGGAATGCGATGCAGAAGTTCGGTCTGTTTCAAGAGTATAAAAATGCCCGTCCATACCCCGATCTTTACTCTATCACGAAAGACCCTGCTTATAAAAATGTATTTAAGGTCCCAACGCTGAGAAACATCGCACTAACAGCACCCTATCTTCACGACGGATCTGCAAAAGATCTAAAAGATGTAGTCGAGCAGATGGCAAAGTATCAGCTGGGGACGAAACTCTCCGATGATGAGATAGATAAGATCATCCTCTTTCTTCAAACTTTAAACGGTCAGACTCCAAAGATATTGAGCCAAAAGCTATGA
- a CDS encoding EAL domain-containing protein — protein sequence MNLFKNIFSISIIGIILFYALIAFYRYEQKFSSQQRSFISSLNELNRHNSDLKYNILQSSIFAYYNQDDTTNHVTLLEQSYEKLQNEQILNNKNYAQVKKDITDLRPVIDKKMDDIRKFLIINAGIKNSFIFLSRHASRSQHYFSANDSIHEQIDSLMALFSNARRIQDNSYISKDSKVLFTNEHLTQKQKEYIKTFNLHASYLLQNFNQFIKLVDKILDDTIDDKTDIIAEEFAKSSQKDMQALNYFAVTLITVLLLLIVTIIYLFIKIWQENKLLKTARYDLDYSLTHDKLTGLYNRNAFEEMISEADNKFTLLLINIDKFKQINDLYGNSIGNKLLKEVSRFIQFDSLKYFHTKYFRLGGDEFAVLVQNLPIKEAENIANSLARSISLHHFIISDISINLSVSIAINNKRPLLENADMALKHIKSFPEISSIVFDEKMNLLEKIKKNIEIITLVKEAVRDNRVIPYFQPILNVKTKKIEKYEALVRIINHDGTLVMPFDFLEIIRKTSVYKDITRIMINKVIAIAKDKPYRFSINISMQDISNDELMRVFFTQLELNKSSNFHLDIELLETENLYDIKRIEKFINDVKQYGCKVLIDDFGTGYSNFSYFSYLDIDSLKVDGSIIKEIIKDDKKLQILKAINRFAFAIDVETVAEFVENRGIFDKIEEVGITYAQGYFIGKPSPDLLKDDSFTV from the coding sequence ATGAATCTTTTTAAAAATATCTTTTCTATCTCTATAATCGGCATTATTTTATTTTATGCACTTATAGCGTTTTACAGATATGAACAAAAATTTTCTTCACAACAAAGAAGTTTCATTTCATCTCTTAATGAATTAAACAGACACAACTCTGACCTAAAATACAATATCCTTCAAAGTTCTATCTTCGCTTATTATAATCAAGACGATACGACAAACCATGTAACATTATTGGAACAAAGCTACGAAAAACTACAAAACGAACAGATATTAAATAATAAAAACTACGCTCAAGTAAAGAAGGATATAACAGACCTAAGACCCGTCATAGATAAAAAAATGGATGATATTAGAAAATTCCTTATCATCAATGCAGGGATAAAGAACTCTTTTATCTTTTTGTCCAGACACGCTTCAAGAAGTCAACATTATTTTAGTGCAAACGATTCGATTCATGAACAGATAGATTCACTTATGGCCCTGTTCTCAAATGCCAGAAGAATACAGGACAACAGCTATATCAGCAAGGATTCGAAAGTCTTATTTACTAATGAACATCTGACGCAGAAACAAAAAGAGTATATAAAGACATTTAATCTTCATGCATCATATCTGCTTCAAAACTTCAACCAATTTATAAAACTTGTCGATAAGATCTTAGATGATACGATAGATGACAAAACAGATATTATCGCTGAAGAGTTTGCAAAGAGTTCACAAAAAGATATGCAGGCGCTTAACTACTTTGCAGTAACGCTGATCACTGTTTTACTTCTGCTTATAGTCACTATCATCTATCTGTTTATAAAGATCTGGCAAGAAAACAAGCTTCTTAAAACAGCACGGTATGACTTAGACTATTCACTTACTCATGACAAACTTACAGGTCTATATAACAGAAACGCTTTTGAAGAGATGATATCAGAAGCTGACAATAAATTCACATTGCTTCTTATAAACATAGACAAATTTAAACAGATCAACGATCTTTACGGCAACAGCATCGGAAATAAACTTTTAAAAGAGGTATCCAGGTTTATACAGTTTGACTCATTAAAATATTTTCATACGAAATATTTTAGACTTGGAGGAGACGAGTTCGCGGTACTAGTCCAGAACCTGCCGATAAAAGAAGCAGAAAATATTGCCAACTCTTTAGCAAGAAGTATATCTTTACACCATTTTATTATCTCTGACATCAGCATAAACCTGAGTGTCTCCATCGCCATAAACAACAAACGTCCTCTTCTGGAAAATGCAGATATGGCACTAAAACATATAAAAAGTTTTCCGGAGATAAGTTCTATCGTATTTGATGAAAAGATGAATCTTCTTGAAAAAATAAAGAAAAATATCGAAATCATTACTCTAGTAAAAGAAGCTGTCAGGGATAACAGGGTTATCCCGTATTTCCAACCTATTTTAAATGTAAAAACAAAAAAAATAGAGAAGTATGAAGCTCTTGTAAGGATCATCAATCATGACGGAACATTAGTCATGCCGTTTGACTTTTTGGAGATCATTAGAAAGACATCCGTATATAAAGACATAACAAGGATCATGATAAACAAAGTCATAGCGATCGCTAAAGACAAACCCTATAGATTTTCTATCAACATCTCCATGCAGGATATCTCAAACGATGAGTTGATGCGGGTTTTCTTTACACAATTAGAACTCAATAAATCTTCGAACTTTCATCTGGACATCGAACTTTTAGAGACTGAAAATCTATATGATATTAAGAGAATAGAGAAGTTTATAAACGATGTAAAACAGTATGGATGTAAAGTACTTATAGATGACTTTGGAACAGGTTATTCAAACTTTTCCTATTTTTCATATCTCGATATCGATAGTTTAAAAGTCGACGGCTCGATCATCAAAGAGATCATCAAAGATGATAAGAAGCTGCAGATACTAAAAGCGATCAACAGGTTTGCTTTTGCCATCGATGTAGAAACTGTGGCTGAATTTGTCGAAAACAGAGGGATATTTGACAAGATAGAAGAGGTAGGCATAACCTACGCTCAAGGATATTTTATAGGCAAACCGTCACCTGATCTGCTCAAAGACGACAGTTTTACCGTTTAA
- a CDS encoding malic enzyme-like NAD(P)-binding protein has product MSNIKISDQEALDYHQFPRPGKISVEPTKPMQTQKDLGLAYTPGVAVPCLEIEKDPDNAYKYTAKSNLVAVISNGTAVLGLGDIGALASKPVMEGKGILFKKFSKLDSFDIEVDSKDIDRFCDVVEAISPTFGGINLEDIKAPECFEIERRLVERLDIPVMHDDQHGTAVISAAGIINACKITSRDIEDLKIVVVGAGAAAISCARLYRHLGVKTIYMIDSKGVVHSKRDDINEYKKEFMCEQVMTQDEVFEGADIVVGLSRPGTFTTEHIKKMAKDPIVFTLANPVPEIFPDDVRAARADAIIATGRSDLPNQVNNVLGFPFIFRGAMDVRAKKINIDMKLAASYALAELTCKEVPEYLNEIYDTKLLFGREYIIPKPFDKRLIVEVSSAVAEAAIKSGSSALKEFDLEAYKRELSSRV; this is encoded by the coding sequence ATGTCAAACATAAAGATCAGCGATCAAGAAGCTCTAGATTATCATCAGTTTCCCCGTCCCGGTAAAATATCGGTTGAACCTACTAAACCTATGCAGACACAAAAAGACTTAGGTCTTGCATATACTCCCGGTGTTGCAGTCCCGTGTCTTGAGATAGAAAAAGATCCCGATAATGCTTATAAATATACTGCAAAATCAAATCTTGTGGCAGTCATTTCAAACGGTACAGCCGTTTTGGGGCTTGGTGATATCGGAGCTCTTGCTTCAAAACCCGTCATGGAAGGCAAAGGGATACTGTTTAAAAAATTCAGTAAACTTGATTCATTTGATATAGAAGTAGACAGCAAAGATATAGACAGATTTTGTGATGTCGTAGAAGCTATCTCTCCGACTTTTGGAGGGATAAATTTAGAGGACATCAAAGCCCCCGAGTGTTTCGAGATAGAGAGACGTTTGGTTGAGAGACTTGATATCCCCGTAATGCATGATGATCAGCACGGTACGGCTGTCATTAGTGCGGCTGGGATCATCAATGCCTGCAAGATAACATCAAGAGATATCGAGGATCTAAAGATAGTCGTAGTAGGTGCAGGAGCAGCCGCGATCAGCTGTGCAAGACTTTACAGACATCTGGGTGTCAAGACGATCTACATGATAGACTCAAAAGGTGTCGTACACTCAAAAAGAGATGATATAAATGAATACAAAAAAGAGTTTATGTGCGAACAAGTGATGACGCAGGATGAAGTCTTTGAAGGTGCGGATATCGTAGTCGGTCTTTCGCGTCCGGGTACCTTTACAACAGAACATATTAAAAAGATGGCAAAGGACCCCATCGTCTTTACGCTGGCAAATCCGGTTCCTGAGATATTCCCTGATGATGTAAGAGCGGCGAGAGCCGATGCCATCATCGCCACAGGAAGAAGCGATCTGCCAAATCAGGTTAACAATGTCTTAGGCTTTCCCTTTATATTTAGAGGGGCGATGGATGTACGGGCAAAAAAGATCAATATAGATATGAAACTAGCGGCGTCATATGCGCTAGCCGAGCTTACATGTAAAGAGGTTCCGGAGTATCTCAATGAGATATATGACACGAAACTTCTCTTTGGAAGAGAGTATATCATTCCAAAACCTTTTGACAAAAGACTGATAGTCGAGGTCAGTTCCGCAGTTGCCGAGGCTGCCATAAAAAGCGGTTCATCTGCACTAAAAGAGTTTGATCTCGAAGCATATAAAAGAGAGCTTTCCAGCAGGGTTTAA
- a CDS encoding AMIN domain-containing protein: protein MFKSIVLLISLILSLNARENPFFPTQDSQNLSISTNKVKQHDPLKRATITLPSSARIVREVSVEYINLDGSIEKKSISLDNSIDWHLPIFISQSYTNDTAEKEHPILKEQSTVKKEQEFKKIADYEFISFAVSGKKLKIMTKDKKIRSFMLLDPYRIVVDFKRDADFRSYQKKFKRSIYKNVRIGNHKGYYRVVIELDGQYKYDLKKDDNSYILDCY from the coding sequence GTGTTTAAAAGTATAGTCTTACTTATATCATTGATCTTATCGCTGAATGCGAGAGAAAACCCATTCTTTCCAACACAAGACTCACAAAATCTTTCTATATCCACTAACAAAGTAAAACAGCATGATCCACTTAAACGTGCGACTATTACACTTCCATCGAGTGCCAGAATAGTAAGAGAAGTATCTGTTGAATACATAAACCTTGACGGCTCTATTGAAAAAAAATCTATATCGCTTGACAACTCTATAGACTGGCATCTGCCGATCTTTATCTCTCAATCATATACAAATGATACTGCAGAAAAAGAACACCCTATATTAAAAGAGCAGTCAACAGTAAAAAAAGAGCAAGAGTTCAAAAAAATTGCAGATTATGAATTTATCTCCTTTGCTGTAAGCGGAAAAAAACTAAAGATAATGACTAAAGATAAGAAGATACGCAGTTTTATGTTACTTGATCCATATAGGATCGTAGTCGACTTTAAAAGAGATGCGGATTTTAGATCGTATCAAAAAAAGTTCAAAAGATCTATATATAAAAATGTCCGTATCGGAAACCATAAGGGATACTACAGAGTAGTTATAGAACTTGACGGACAGTATAAATATGATTTGAAAAAGGATGATAACAGCTATATATTAGATTGCTATTGA
- the eno gene encoding phosphopyruvate hydratase, with amino-acid sequence MIFIDNVSAIEVMDSRGNPTVKATVELSDGTSASAIVPSGASTGKREALELRDGDERYMGKGVLKAVENVNTHIADGLIGMSPFNQAMVDATMKELDGTENYGNLGANAVLGVSMAVARAAAKSLKMPLYRYLGGANAMVMPTPMLNIINGGSHADNSVDFQEYMIMPIGFEDFTDALKASAEVYHNLKAILKAKNHNTALGDEGGFAPDLSSNEEPIQVIMEAIAKAGYEAGKDIAIALDVAASELVVEGGYRLESENRTVTSEELVAYYEDLCSKYPIVSIEDGLSEDDWAGWKVLTEKLADKVQLVGDDLFVTNAAILNEGIQKEIANAILIKPNQIGSVSETMLTVRLAQRNGYKCVMSHRSGESEDAFIADFAVALNCGEIKTGSTARGERTAKYNRLLEIENEIVYGEYLGSQLFN; translated from the coding sequence ATGATTTTTATAGATAATGTTAGTGCAATCGAGGTTATGGATTCACGCGGGAATCCAACGGTAAAAGCTACAGTAGAGTTAAGTGACGGTACAAGTGCAAGCGCTATTGTTCCTTCAGGAGCAAGTACAGGTAAAAGAGAAGCGTTAGAACTACGTGACGGCGATGAGCGTTACATGGGTAAAGGTGTTTTAAAAGCTGTTGAAAACGTAAACACTCATATCGCTGACGGTCTGATCGGAATGAGTCCGTTTAACCAAGCGATGGTGGATGCGACTATGAAAGAGCTTGACGGGACTGAAAACTATGGAAACTTAGGTGCTAATGCAGTACTTGGTGTTTCTATGGCAGTGGCTCGTGCTGCGGCAAAAAGCTTAAAAATGCCTCTTTACCGTTACCTTGGCGGTGCTAATGCAATGGTTATGCCTACACCGATGCTAAACATTATCAACGGTGGAAGCCACGCAGACAACTCTGTTGATTTTCAAGAGTATATGATCATGCCTATCGGATTTGAGGATTTCACAGATGCACTAAAAGCTTCAGCAGAGGTATATCACAATCTAAAAGCTATTCTAAAAGCAAAAAATCACAATACTGCACTTGGTGACGAGGGTGGTTTTGCACCGGATCTAAGTTCAAATGAAGAGCCTATCCAAGTTATTATGGAAGCTATCGCAAAAGCAGGATATGAAGCAGGAAAAGATATCGCTATCGCTCTTGATGTCGCTGCATCTGAGTTAGTAGTAGAGGGCGGTTACCGTTTAGAGTCTGAAAACAGAACTGTTACTTCAGAAGAACTGGTAGCGTACTACGAAGACCTATGTTCAAAATACCCGATCGTTTCAATCGAAGACGGTCTAAGCGAAGATGACTGGGCTGGATGGAAAGTTCTTACTGAAAAACTTGCAGATAAAGTTCAACTTGTCGGTGATGACCTTTTTGTTACAAATGCAGCTATATTAAACGAAGGTATCCAAAAAGAGATAGCAAACGCTATCCTTATCAAACCAAATCAGATCGGTTCTGTAAGCGAGACGATGTTAACTGTTCGTTTAGCTCAGAGAAACGGTTACAAATGTGTTATGAGTCACCGTTCTGGAGAGAGTGAAGATGCATTTATCGCTGACTTTGCAGTTGCACTTAACTGTGGTGAGATCAAAACAGGTTCTACAGCTCGCGGTGAAAGAACTGCAAAATACAACCGTTTACTAGAGATAGAAAACGAGATCGTATACGGTGAATATTTAGGTTCACAACTTTTTAACTAA
- the recA gene encoding recombinase RecA yields MDANKQKSLDLALKQLDKTFGKGTLMRLGDKEIEPIKAISTGSLGLDLALGIGGVPQGRIVEVYGPESSGKTTLALQITAECQKNGGVCAFIDAEHALDVVYAKNLGVDIDNLLVSQPDYGEQALDIVETIARSGAVDLIVIDSVAALTPKSEIEGEMSDQNVGVQARLMSKALRKLTGILHKMNCTVIFINQIRMKIGMMGYGSPETTTGGNALKFYASVRIDVRRIASLKQGESQIGNRVKAKVIKNKVAPPFRQAEFDIMFGEGISKEGELVDYGVKLDIIDKSGAWFSYEDVKLGQGRENVKQKFKDEPELAREIEDKIKNAMGMSTLMTMDVSDIDEGDLDI; encoded by the coding sequence ATGGATGCAAACAAACAAAAATCATTAGACTTAGCATTAAAACAGTTAGATAAAACCTTTGGAAAAGGTACTTTGATGAGACTCGGCGATAAAGAGATCGAGCCTATCAAAGCGATAAGTACAGGTTCATTAGGGCTTGACCTGGCTCTTGGTATAGGCGGAGTCCCTCAAGGACGTATAGTCGAAGTATATGGACCTGAGAGTTCTGGTAAAACGACTTTGGCACTGCAGATAACTGCAGAGTGTCAAAAAAACGGCGGAGTGTGTGCATTTATCGATGCTGAGCATGCCCTTGATGTCGTCTATGCTAAAAATCTTGGCGTAGATATAGATAATCTGCTTGTATCACAACCGGATTACGGCGAGCAGGCACTTGATATCGTTGAAACAATAGCGCGCAGCGGGGCAGTCGATCTTATCGTTATCGACTCGGTCGCGGCACTTACGCCGAAATCTGAGATCGAAGGTGAGATGTCGGATCAAAATGTCGGTGTACAAGCACGTCTTATGTCAAAAGCACTTCGTAAGCTTACGGGTATTTTACATAAGATGAACTGTACGGTGATCTTTATCAACCAGATCCGTATGAAGATCGGTATGATGGGTTACGGTTCACCTGAGACTACAACAGGCGGAAACGCACTGAAGTTCTACGCATCTGTGCGTATAGACGTCAGACGTATCGCTTCACTTAAACAGGGTGAGAGTCAGATCGGGAACCGCGTAAAAGCAAAAGTGATAAAAAATAAAGTAGCACCTCCTTTCCGTCAGGCAGAATTTGATATTATGTTTGGAGAAGGAATCTCAAAAGAGGGCGAATTAGTCGATTATGGTGTAAAATTAGACATCATCGACAAAAGCGGTGCCTGGTTCTCGTATGAAGACGTCAAACTTGGACAGGGACGCGAAAACGTTAAACAAAAATTTAAAGACGAGCCTGAACTGGCTCGCGAGATAGAAGATAAAATTAAAAACGCTATGGGGATGAGTACACTTATGACCATGGACGTATCAGACATAGATGAAGGAGATTTAGATATATGA